In Cercospora beticola chromosome 3, complete sequence, the following proteins share a genomic window:
- a CDS encoding uncharacterized protein (BUSCO:EOG092628LW) has product MDTSYLSQQVTTIIERLHGFFDEIGVPSHERDSRESELFSALSETLHNQLNLVAKEKHDLTEEAQRLIKTIRQMERSLDDTRPKDDYEAEKDGLKITYPLLNCIERLKQKHHTIAKLHRERYEQVKKLVEALESYASHLEPAFVKIKLPPTAPKADISPTFDLSPTYVTKLDHEFTRVYDEYNKRVATVAQCGEDIINLYSELGVPQAQIDSQIVQFARESPEQLGLHKEDLQRLAAKRDKLMSEKQQRERKLKELRAAVEGLWDRLGVDEAERKQFLASNRGVGIRQINEFEDELARLNELKRQNLHIFVEDARFKLQALWDGLYFSEEEMLDFAPAFSDVYSDALLSAHEQEIARLEALREQRAPILAAVDRHRSLIQDREDLEKSSQDASRLMSKGAKGEKRDPGKLLREEKQRKRITKELPKVEADLRKTLEDWEEEYGRPFCVHGQRYLDELDAVQSRAPPPRSKTPNALSGSRDPPKSAGRDARPNLGQSKSAGTLRGGNPTRSKTPTAHPNRNPLAASTTGHSALGASMLGASTSAHGSIRGSPSKIPGASGSRLPMGVLPNGNNSPERRAGKMASSQDSELNRTLRGNMGPPRAPPPKMKDLFVPPTPTPIGSNKENGLDLERPGSVLRHIEADDPYDDRRYENNHYSSMHSSSSHGSRGHMLSRSVGSFASTASRPMSRQEYPVAPPISRQASNTSSVMSGSQVSGSENWETYDSNSDNEEADATEAYYAKMKHQQAQLRQTVKRPGTASGQLGGIKRIREQPIVEEGREGSEAGWTDDGSVGETY; this is encoded by the exons ATGGACACTTCATACTTGTCACAGCAGGTCACTACCATCATCGAGCGCCTGCATGGTTTCTTTGACGAAATTGGCGTCCCCAGCCATGAGCGCGACTCGAGAGAATCAGAG CTCTTCTCCGCTCTCTCCGAAACACTACACAACCAACTCAACCTGGTCGCGAAGGAGAAACATGACCTCACCGAAGAGGCCCAGCGTCTTATCAAGACCATCCGCCAGATGGAGCGGTCGCTAGATGACACTAGACCAAAGGACGATTACGAGGCAGAAAAAGATGGGCTGAAAATCACATATCCACTGCTGAACTGCATCGAGCGGCTCAAGCAAAAACATCATACCATTGCCAAGTTGCACCGCGAGCGCTACGAACAAGTCAAGAAGCTGGTGGAGGCATTGGAGTCGTACGCATCACATCTCGAACCCGCCTTCGTCAAGATCAAGCTACCTCCCACAGCTCCGAAAGCCGACATATCCCCTACATTCGACCTATCGCCGACGTACGTCACGAAGCTGGACCACGAGTTCACCCGAGTCTACGACGAGTACAACAAGCGCGTGGCCACAGTAGCGCAATGCGGCGAAGACATCATCAATCTGTATTCCGAGCTGGGTGTCCCGCAGGCGCAAATCGACAGCCAGATTGTGCAGTTTGCGCGAGAATCGCCTGAACAATTGGGACTTCACAAGGAGGACCTGCAGCGACTTGCTGCTAAGCGTGACAAACTTATGAGCGAAAAGCAGCAACGCGAGCGAAAGCTGAAGGAACTGCGAGCTGCAGTCGAAGGCCTATGGGACCGTCTCGGTGTGGATGAGGCCGAGCGCAAGCAATTCCTGGCGAGCAACCGCGGTGTCGGCATTCGTCAGATCAATGAATTCGAGGATGAGCTGGCCAGACTCAACGAGCTCAAGAGACAGAACCTACACATCTTCGTTGAGGATGCTAGGTTCAAGCTTCAAGCTCTGTGGGACGGTTTGTACTTTTCCGAGGAGGAAATGTTGGACTTCGCGCCTGCTTTCTCCGACGTGTATTCCGACGCCCTCTTGTCAGCACACGAGCAGGAGATTGCTAGGCTGGAAGCTTTGAGAGAACAGCGAGCACCTATCCTAGCTGCAGTGGACAGGCACCGTAGCCTGATCCAGGACCGCGAGGACTTGGAGAAGAGCAGTCAGGATGCATCCAGGCTGATGTCGAAGGGCGCCAAGGGCGAGAAGCGCGATCCTGGCAAGCTGTTACGAGAAGAAAAGCAGCGCAAGCGTATCACCAAAGAGCTCCCCAAAGTCGAAGCGGACCTTCGGAAGACTTTGGAAGACTGGGAAGAGGAATACGGTCGTCCATTCTGCGTACATGGCCAGCGGTACTTGGATGAACTTGATGCAGTACAGTCCAGAGCTCCGCCACCACGCAGCAAGACTCCGAATGCCCTGTCTGGATCTAGAGACCCACCAAAGAGCGCTGGTCGCGATGCGAGACCCAACTTGGGGCAGAGCAAGAGTGCTGGAACTTTGCGCGGAGGCAACCCTACTCGAAGTAAGACACCAACAGCACACCCGAACCGCAATCCGCTGGCCGCCTCCACAACGGGTCACTCAGCATTAGGAGCATCGATGCTGGGCGCATCAACATCAGCACATGGTTCGATTCGAGGCAGTCCTTCCAAGATCCCAGGTGCATCGGGATCACGATTGCCCATGGGCGTTTTGCCCAATGGGAACAACTCACCGGAGCGCCGTGCGGGCAAGATGGCATCGAGCCAGGACAGCGAGCTCAACCGCACATTACGAGGCAACATGGGCCCTCCTCGGGCGCCACCGCCAAAGATGAAGGACTTGTTCGTACCGCCAACGCCTACACCTATCGGCAGCAACAAGGAGAATGGCCTTGACCTCGAGCGACCGGGAAGTGTGCTTCGACACATCGAGGCAGATGATCCCTATGACGACCGCCGGTATGAGAACAACCACTACTCCAGCATGCactcgtcttcatcacatGGCTCGCGCGGGCATATGCTCAGCCGCTCCGTGGGATCATTTGCTTCAACTGCCTCGCGACCTATGAGTCGGCAGGAGTACCCCGTAGCACCACCGATTTCGCGCCAGGCAAGCAACACATCTTCTGTCATGAGCGGGTCCCAAGTCAGCGGCAGCGAGAACTGGGAGACCTACGATAGCAACTCCGACAACGAAGAGGCAGATGCAACGGAGGCGTACTACGCAAAGATGAAGCA